A single window of Amphiura filiformis chromosome 17, Afil_fr2py, whole genome shotgun sequence DNA harbors:
- the LOC140137181 gene encoding DELTA-thalatoxin-Avl2a-like produces the protein MVFFIIFVVFAVSGWSVAISSNSVIGQSFYIPTYDLQGDTLRGGYQLFEHIPDKCIGVKEEAVIDSFSSYFKDTATFYKSLSTDTSLDVSVNSLGATLDATTKSVSGNSRDVSGLTYTHLSKSKNEYLEQSCLSKMNLERHIASSFENLPLSIDRPSMPSGWFAYETFLKVHGSHYVTQASYGSSLYQHAFSESSASYTKQDFSIKACVAFAGTTGATTGQVNVCQGVTSEQKSSASSLDIKTRFVARGGSSETRTQLYKDRSDETIARFLGEAQESDDPISYKFTPIWQLLSYKYQNTEQFPKVKNLRSYYLGFLGYPCYNSKIEKTNPTFMIQASPKSTVFNCVLPNPGSKHRMSNVQ, from the coding sequence ATGGTTTTCTTCATCATTTTCGTTGTTTTTGCAGTAAGTGGATGGTCAGTCGCGATCAGTTCCAATTCAGTTATTGGACAAAGTTTCTACATACCGACGTACGACTTACAAGGCGACACCCTGCGCGGAGGATATCAACTTTTTGAACACATTCCTGACAAGTGTATTGGTGTAAAAGAGGAAGCAGTAATAGATAGCTTCAGTTCATATTTCAAGGACACGGCAACATTCTATAAAAGTCTTTCCACAGATACTTCACTTGATGTCTCAGTCAACTCTTTAGGTGCTACACTTGATGCTACGACTAAAAGTGTCAGTGGAAATTCAAGGGACGTTTCGGGTCTGACATACACCCATTTGTCTAAATCGAAGAACGAATATCTTGAACAATCATGTTTATCTAAGATGAACTTAGAACGTCACATCGCTTCATCGTTCGAAAACTTGCCACTTTCAATCGATAGACCATCGATGCCATCCGGCTGGTTTGCGTATGAGACTTTTTTGAAAGTCCACGGCTCGCACTATGTGACACAGGCATCTTACGGATCGTCTTTATATCAACACGCGTTTTCTGAATCATCAGCGTCATACACGAAGCAAGACTTTTCCATAAAGGCTTGTGTTGCCTTTGCCGGCACCACCGGTGCCACAACAGGACAGGTGAACGTATGCCAGGGAGTTACCAGTGAACAGAAATCATCAGCATCATCCTTGGACATAAAAACACGGTTTGTTGCACGCGGTGGATCTTCGGAAACTAGAACGCAGCTATATAAAGATCGCAGTGATGAAACAATAGCTCGGTTCTTAGGTGAGGCCCAAGAATCGGACGACCCAATATCTTATAAATTCACACCAATTTGGCAGTTACTGTCATACAAGTATCAGAACACCGAACAGTTCCCTAAAGTAAAAAACTTAAGATCGTATTATCTAGGATTCCTGGGCTATCCGTGCTATAACAGCAAAATAGAAAAAACAAACCCGACATTTATGATTCAAGCTAGTCCAAAGAGTACAGTGTTCAATTGTGTCCTTCCAAACCCCGGTTCCAAACACAGGATGTCAAACGTACAGTGA